In Chaetodon trifascialis isolate fChaTrf1 chromosome 6, fChaTrf1.hap1, whole genome shotgun sequence, one DNA window encodes the following:
- the slc25a37 gene encoding mitoferrin-1: protein MELSSDRAVATLEMSQIKSKDDEPFDADGDYESLPPHVSVTTHMTAGAVAGILEHTVMYPVDSVKTRMQSLQPDPKAQYRGVYEALKRIIQTEGMFRPLRGLNITMIGAGPAHALYFACYERVKRSLSDVIQSGGNSNLANGMAGSVATVLHDAVMNPAEVIKQRMQMYNSPYRGLWDCVQTVTRTEGIGAFYRSYSTQLTMNIPFQAVHFITYELMQEQLNPHRHYHPGTHIVSGAAAGAISAAVTTPLDVCKTLLNTQENVALNSMNISGHLTGMANAFRTVYRLGGVAAFFKGVQARVIYQMPSTAIAWSVYEFFKYFLTKQQLDSQAGPGKI from the exons ATGGAGTTGAGCTCGGACCGTGCGGTGGCAACACTGGAGATGTCGCAGATCAAAAGCAAAGACGATGAGCCTTTTGACGCTGACGGTGACTACGAGAGCTTGCCACCTCATGTCTCAGTGACGACCCACATGACAGCAGGAGCCGTGGCTGGCATCCTGGAGCACACGGTGATGTACCCCGTGGACTCTGTCAAG ACAAGGATGCAGAGCCTGCAGCCAGACCCAAAAGCACAGTACAGGGGTGTGTATGAGGCCCTGAAAAGGATCATCCAGACCGAGGGGATGTTCAGACCGCTGAGAGGCCTCAACATCACCATGATTGGAGCGGGACCCGCCCATGCGCTCTACTTCGCCTGCTACGAACGGGTCAAACGCTCGCTAAGTGACGTCATTCAGAGCGGAGGCAACAGCAATTTAGCCAATG GTATGGCAGGAAGTGTGGCCACTGTCCTCCACGATGCAGTCATGAACCCAGCTGAAG TGATAAAGCAGAGGATGCAAATGTACAACTCGCCATATCGAGGACTTTGGGACTGTGTTCAAACGGTAACGCGCACTGAGGGTATAGGAGCCTTCTACCGCAGCTACAGCACTCAGCTGACCATGAACATCCCTTTCCAGGCCGTTCACTTCATCACCTACGAGCTGATGCAGGAACAGTTAAACCCCCACAGACATTACCACCCCGGCACCCACATAGTGTcgggggcagcagcaggagccatTTCCGCCGCAGTAACCACTCCACTCGACGTTTGTAAAACTCTGCTCAACACTCAAGAGAATGTAGCGCTCAACTCCATGAACATCAGCGGTCACTTAACGGGAATGGCTAACGCCTTCAGGACAGTGTACCGGCTTGGCGGTGTGGCGGCCTTCTTTAAAGGGGTCCAAGCTCGGGTTATATACCAGATGCCCTCCACTGCCATTGCCTGGTCAGTGTACGAGTTCTTCAAGTACTTCctgacaaagcagcagctggattCGCAGGCGGGACCCGGAAAGATATAA
- the nkx3-1 gene encoding homeobox protein Nkx-3.1, with the protein MEMSDAVKPLTSFLIEDILSIKDGARFNGKCCPQKMERCSQWEEESDTFSEQLCPQETAFRVQTESLDTSCPSTSESSSFSSTAKQKRSRAAFTHLQVLELEKKFNHHKYLSAPERAHLASSLRLTETQVKIWFQNRRYKTKRKQQTSEFCKDMYKAEGLGLRDDVLRSSLIASFCRAYQYRPYLWDYSGPWGPTLW; encoded by the exons ATGGAAATGTCTGACGCAGTCAAACCTCTGACTTCCTTCCTCATAGAGGACATCCTCTCCATCAAGGACGGCGCGAGGTTTAATGGCAAATGCTGTCCACAGAAGATGGAGAGGTGCTCACAGTGGGAGGAAGAATCTGACACGttttcagagcagctctgcccTCAGGAGACGGCGTTTAGAGTGCAGACAG AGTCTCTGGACACATCCTGTCCCAGTACGTCAGAATCCAGCAGTTTTTCCTCCACGGCGAAACAGAAGCGCTCCAGAGCTGCGTTTACACACCTGCAAGTGCTTGAACTGGAGAAGAAATTTAACCACCACAAATACCTGTCGGCCCCAGAGAGGGCTCACCTGGCCAGCAGCTTAAGACTCACCGAGACCCAAGTGAAAATCTGGTTTCAGAACCGCAGGTACAAGACGAAACGAAAGCAGCAGACGTCAGAGTTTTGTAAGGACATGTACAAAGCAGAGGGACTGGGCCTGAGGGACGATGTGCTCCGATCATCACTAATCGCCTCCTTCTGCAGAGCTTATCAATACAGACCCTACCTATGGGACTACAGTGGCCCCTGGGGGCCAACATTATGGTGA
- the nkx2.7 gene encoding NK2 transcription factor related 7: protein MLGMHPSSATTTPFSVKDILKLEHHFENDFLMTDQVVPMRYQDADGASRSRRIYECQPEPCVSGMQEKLDAHNSAAEEEMNEHEISGLDSSPDCDKNSKSRPRQRRKPRVLFSQSQVSELERRFRQQRYLSAPERDHLAHILKLTSTQVKIWFQNRRYKCKRQRQDKSLELAGYPPAPRRVAVPVLVRDGKLCGAGSHSSSYNVTLGHYNPVFGYANSSVYGCSYHSVSPPAGSNQLVELTGNSEGPFNHGHFQASLQGVRGW, encoded by the exons ATGTTGGGGATGCATCCCAGTTCCGCCACCACGACGCCCTTTTCAGTGAAGGATATTTTGAAGCTTGAGCACCACTTTGAAAATGACTTCTTGATGACCGATCAAGTTGTTCCGATGCGTTATCAGGACGCGGACGGTGCGTCCCGGAGCAGGCGCATTTATGAGTGCCAGCCTGAGCCGTGCGTCTCTGGGATGCAGGAGAAGCTGGATGCTCATAActcagcagcagaagaggagatgaaTGAACACG AGATAAGCGGTCTCGACAGTTCACCTGACTGTGACAAAAACTCAAAAAGCAGACCCAGGCAGCGCAGGAAGCCCCGGGTCCTCTTCTCTCAGTCCCAGGTGTCGGAGCTGGAGAGGCGCTTCAGACAGCAGCGCTACCTGTCCGCCCCGGAGAGGGACCACCTGGCCCACATCCTCAAACTCACCTCCACACAGGTCAAAATCTGGTTTCAGAACAGGAGGTACAAATGCAAGCGCCAAAGGCAGGACAAGTCTCTGGAGCTGGCGGGGTATCCGCCTGCACCGCGGAGGGTGGCGGTGCCGGTGCTGGTGCGGGACGGGAAGCTGTGCGGCGCAGGCTCGCATTCATCATCTTATAATGTGACTCTGGGACATTATAACCCCGTGTTTGGATATGCAAACAGCAGCGTGTATGGCTGCAGCTACCACAGTGTGTCTCCTCCAGCCGGCAGTAACCAGCTGGTTGAGCTGACAGGGAACAGCGAGGGGCCCTTCAACCACGGACACTTCCAGGCGTCATTACAGGGAGTCAGAGGCTGGTga